Below is a genomic region from Spongiibacter nanhainus.
GGAGCGGGACGGCAACTGGCTGCCCACCACCGCTAAGACCCGCAAGTTGTTTATCCGTCAGGGCTTTGATGATTGGAGTGAATCGCCGGCTTTGCTGACTATCGAACGGCTCGATATGACCGAGCCTCGACCTGTGATGACTGCGGATTCGCTGACCGACGCGATGGCCTGGGCCGGTATCTTTGTTGAGGCGGTCATGACCGACTGGCCGGATCACCCCTATCAGTACAGCCCCTTTGTGGACCCGGTGGGAGTCAATCGCTTTCCCCCCGACCCGGCGGCGGCAGCGGGCCAGGACGACCAAAAACGCGGCCGGGCGGTGGCCAATCTGTGCTGGCAATTAGCGGAGGATGAGGCGCTAATCATTGAGTTCGCGCCGCCGGACAGTTTCTGGATGGTGTCGGCGATGGGTGTGTTCTTTAACAGCCTCGATTACCTGTATCGGCCGGTCAGTTACACGCCGGCACGGACCGCCCTCGATGATGATGGCAAAGTGCGGATTGTCGTCTGTCAGCATGACCCCGGTTTCCACAATTGGCTGGATACCCAGGGCTTTGAGCGGGGCAATATCTGTTACCGGAATCTGCTCAGTACCGCCACGGCGGAATTTGCCACCCAGGTAGTGTCTTTAGCGGATTTGTCCGAGGTGCTACCCCTGTCCCAGCGGGTTAGTGCCGAAGAGCGGCAACAGCAGATGCAGCAGCGTTTCGACAGCATTCGCCGGCGGTATCGCATTTAGCTGCCATCTTTGAATCTGTGTGACGGCGCTTGATACTTGATGCGGCCTATTTTGTGACATGGACAGACGACAGCATCACTTCTATAATTGCACAACGCTGTTGAATAGATGATGGCCGCGGCCCGGCCCGCCGTCGGGACAATAAAACGCGGATGCCGCATCGATGATGCTTTGGCAATAACGCGAAAAAGACTCTAAAAACATCTAAAAGGTGCTGCACCTATGTCGGCTCTGCCTGAATACGACACCCTGTTGCTGTCCCGCCAGGGACGCTTGCTAACCATTACCCTCAATCGTCCGGAGTTGATGAACGCGGTAAATTTGCGCCTCCATGAGGAATTGGCAGAAGTGTTTGTCTTTGCCGCTGCCGACTCCGACTCCGACGTGGTTTTGCTCACTGGTGCCGGCAAAGCCTTTTCGGCTGGTGGAGATATCAACCATATCTCCACCAATGCCAATAACCCTGATCTCTTTGATGAGGAAGTTCGCCTGGCCAAACGCATTGTGTTTGCCATGTTGGATTTAGATAAACCGTTAGTGTGCAAGATGAACGGTCACGCGGTGGGCCTGGGTGCCACCGTAGCCTTGTATTGCGATGTGATCTTTGCCTCAGAGCGGGCGAAAATTGGCGACCCTCACGTGAATGTTGGCCTGGTGGCCGGTGATGGTGGCGCGGCGATTTGGCCCCAACGCATCGGCTTATGTCGCGCCAAGGAATTGCTGTTGACCGGCGACTTACTCACTGCCAGCGAAGCA
It encodes:
- a CDS encoding DUF1214 domain-containing protein; amino-acid sequence: MAFGESEVDAQLQSAWQQFCRQLEAAGERVFKDNNPATEIHRADAFRFLTQNLGQAFDLALETRDSRYPMIHPFCTPTRKLGGDAADFTYHQAWIDGQSCYRVSGERGSARFINFTVQGERPDKQPGTDIPSLHDPFGDIPEANLFGHQMQIDDDGRFELYIGGPERDGNWLPTTAKTRKLFIRQGFDDWSESPALLTIERLDMTEPRPVMTADSLTDAMAWAGIFVEAVMTDWPDHPYQYSPFVDPVGVNRFPPDPAAAAGQDDQKRGRAVANLCWQLAEDEALIIEFAPPDSFWMVSAMGVFFNSLDYLYRPVSYTPARTALDDDGKVRIVVCQHDPGFHNWLDTQGFERGNICYRNLLSTATAEFATQVVSLADLSEVLPLSQRVSAEERQQQMQQRFDSIRRRYRI
- a CDS encoding enoyl-CoA hydratase/isomerase family protein codes for the protein MSALPEYDTLLLSRQGRLLTITLNRPELMNAVNLRLHEELAEVFVFAAADSDSDVVLLTGAGKAFSAGGDINHISTNANNPDLFDEEVRLAKRIVFAMLDLDKPLVCKMNGHAVGLGATVALYCDVIFASERAKIGDPHVNVGLVAGDGGAAIWPQRIGLCRAKELLLTGDLLTASEAKDMGLINHCVAADELDDAVAAFCDRLLAGAQGAIRATKVLLNLELKRIVTATIDAGLAYEARSVRSDDHREAVAAMIEKRKPVFGEKK